From the Primulina tabacum isolate GXHZ01 chromosome 3, ASM2559414v2, whole genome shotgun sequence genome, one window contains:
- the LOC142540802 gene encoding eukaryotic translation initiation factor 3 subunit E-like, which produces MAAKYDLTQRIAPQLDRHLVFPLLEFLQERGLYPEEDILKAKIELLNHTNMVDYAMDIHKSLYRSEDVPQEMVGRRAEVVGGLKSSEEAAAPIVTFLQNPNAVQELRADKQHNLQMLNDRYQIGPQQIEALYKYAKFQFECGNYSGAADYLYQYRALCTDTEKSLSALWGKLAAEILMQNWDVALEELNRLKEIIDSKSFSSPLNQVQSRIWLLHWSLFIFFNHDNGRTLIIDLFNQDKYLNAIQTNAPHLLRYLATAFIVNKRRRPQLKDFIKVIQQEQYSYEDPITEFLACLYVNYDFDGAQRKMKECEEAILNDPFLGKRVEEGNFTTVPLRDEFLENARLFIFETYCRIHQRIDMGVLAEKLNLNYEEAERWIVNLVKTSKLDAKINSKTGTITMEPNFPNVYEQLIDQTKALSGRTYKLVSRLLEHAQSQTAR; this is translated from the exons ATGGCCGCGAAATACGACCTGACACAGCGCATTGCGCCGCAGCTTGACCGTCATCTGGTGTTCCCTCTACTTGAGTTTTTACAAGAGAGAGGATTGTACCCCGAGGAGGATATTTTGAAGGCAAAAATCGAGCTGCTTAACCACACAAACATGGTCGATTACGCCATGGACATACACAAGTCCCTCTATCGATCTGAAGATGTTCCACAAG AAATGGTGGGGAGAAGAGCCGAGGTGGTGGGTGGGTTGAAGTCATCGGAAGAGGCCGCAGCTCCCATAGTTACCTTTCTGCAGAATCCTAATGCTGTTCAGGAACTGAGAGCTGACAAACAGCATAATCTTCAGATGCTCAACGATCGCTATCAG ATTGGTCCACAGCAGATAGAAGCACTGTATAAGTATGCCAAATTTCAGTTTGAATGTGGCAACTATTCTGGTGCTGCCGATTATTTGTATCAGTACAGGGCCTTGTGTACAGACACGGAAAAGAGTTTAAGTGCATTATGGGGAAAACTAGCAGCAGAGATATTGATGCAGAACTGGGATGTTGCGCTGGAGGAGCTCAACCGCTTGAAGGAAATAATTGACTCTAAG AGTTTCTCTTCTCCATTGAATCAAGTACAAAGTAGAATATGGCTATTGCATTGGAGTTTGTTCATCTTCTTCAATCATGACAATGGAAGAACCCTAATTATTGACTTGTTCAACCAGGACAA GTATTTGAATGCCATTCAAACAAATGCTCCTCATCTTCTACGTTACCTGGCAACTGCTTTCATCGTCAACAAAAGGAGGCGGCCTCAACTTAAAGATTTCATCAAGGTTATTCAGCAAGAGCAGTATTCTTATGAAGATCCAATCACAGAGTTTTTGGCATGTTTATATGTCAACTATGACTTTGATGGGGCTCAAAGAAAGATGAAAGAGTGTGAAGAA GCAATCCTAAATGATCCATTCCTTGGTAAACGGGTCGAGGAAGGAAATTTTACTACTGTACCATTAAGAGATGAGTTCCTTGAGAATGCTCGACTTTTCATTTTTGAGACCTACTGTCGCATTCATCAGCGCATTGACATGGG TGTGCTCGCTGAGAAACTGAATTTGAACTATGAAGAGGCTGAGAGATGGATAGTGAATCTCGTAAAGACTTCAAAACTTGATGCCAAGATCAATTCCAAGACCGGAACAATCACAATGGAACCGAATTTTCCCAATGT GTATGAACAGCTTATCGACCAAACTAAAGCACTTTCAGGGCGCACTTATAAACTAGTAAGCCGGCTCCTGGAACATGCTCAGTCGCAAACTGCTCGGTAG